The DNA window TTAatttgtcattgtcaatgtcaaatgtcattTCTCATTTGTGTGCAAATATCAGCAAATATGTTccttgtttgtgtgtgtaattgTGTTTTGTGTTCTTTTCCTACATTCTTAcgattgattttaatttttaaaaatatataccagtTAAATTTCCAGCCAATGAGATAATAAGTGTTATATTATTGTAGTGTATATtgaataattattgaaaaaaataacaaacccaCAGTTGTGCAAATAAGTTAATGAAGACATGGATATCtctcaaaatacttttaaaattcaatgcTGTTTGGGATGTTTGTCTAATATAGAAAATACACTGACCAATCCATACAATATCCAgagtgaaatattaaaaacggCGTTTCAGGTAATCGTAATTAAATGTTAAAGTTCCAAAATACATTATTCAGAAGTTTATGCTCCCTGGTGCAGTTGGTAGTATTGTAGTTCTCAATAAAGACAGAGTCCTGGATTCAATTTCCAGCTCGATTCAGTGTaggattttatctatacttctataccaatattttaaagaagtaaagtttgtgtgaaattctgagaggaaattCGTGCTCAGCTGATTATGGGTTATTACAATTCGTTTCacgtaggatggtgcgggtgacagttcatttcgctcttgaaagtttgccgcgattcacgttaATAATACGTATTATCGTCATACAGGccactgtcaccatacccatgctaccTGAACAACActaatgattataatgatgatgaaagtttctGAGACTGTatgggctaatctctggatctattgaacagattttgaaaattcttttattaatggAAAGTCACATCATTTGTGTGTGTcatggactatattttatcacctgCAAAGGGAACTACACTGGTGTGTGCTAGTAATTTTAACATTGGTTGGTCCAGTGGTAAGCCTATATGCTTTCAGTCCTtggttcgaatcctgagtcatgctatatgaaatactgagtttcCTTCTTAgaaattttttgttataaattctTAGTCTAGAGTCGGGTACTTGAAGGCGACTCCTGTGTCTCTGAGAGCACATTAAGCTGTTAATCCTggtcgttatcattaacatctaatggtggttgttaatgaatttaactttATCACCCAGCCCACCAACCCACTTTTGAAcagagtggtgggtctaaactcaaGATAAAGAGGAAGAGATGGCCTggagatgatgataaaaaaacatGAGTTGTTTTCAGCACCTTATATTAAGTAGAGGAacaatttgattgtttgctcTGAAActgtgaaaaattctttcaccaatggaaatctatattatcagggagtaacaacACAACAGTAGTGTTCTGCTAATGTAAAATACAACtaactttgtttaatttaaataatttccagATGTCCACAATAAACTtatgttacatttgtaaaaaagttgCACAGAGGAGTGAGCAATTCATCAAAAATGTGCAGAGAAATCAAAGCTATTTGGAAACTTTTACTAGTGTAAGTGTTAATACTTCAGCTTAAGCATGGATAATCATGTATCAGCATAAGTTGCTTAAAAAAgaacaacaatatttttctttaaaacttaaactaaaataGTATAACAAGCTTTCCGTTATAGCTTAATTACTGGCAAAAATATCAACctgatcaattaaaaaaatatttctctatatttataaaatatatccaaAATTTTAGTTCCAAGCATTTGACAGTTTTGACAGTTGAgaccatattaaaaaatgtttggtGTACAGTGTAGTTGTAGGTACCGGGTGTAGTTACTTAATACTTTATTTTGGAATCCATTATTTAATATCTTCAATGATTTTGAACAAAGTAAaacgattattatattattggtatattaaaatatttaattctgttttattttttttaataaaaaaactatcattctcctattaaaaagtggatgcacaatcagcaaccaatAAACGTCCCCACTCAGTGAGTGCcaaacaacttcttggcactcaattcaagtagtcatttTTAGACCTGCCGAAAAAATGGTGTAGAAAAACTGGAGAGCAAAAAGGTATTTaatatactttaatttaaatgtaaaaccgTTGCATTCTCAGATTCCAGATATAATGATTGACACCAGGCAGTACTGTCGCCCGTTGATCAGTTTGTCCAGTGTTTCACAACGCAGCATTGTTGTGTTGTCTGACATTGACATGGAAGTACCAGAATCTGTTATATGTGATACACACACAAAAGATGTGGAGATAAAATCAGAATTCAAGCGAGAGTTGTCTACTGAACCTTCGGATGAGGAACTTATTGATGATGTTGGTAAGActtctgtagttttttttattaattctttacaagctagtcCTTccaactacaatctcacctgatggtaaatgatgatgcaatctaagatggaagcaggcagGCAACTCTAACTGTGGGTTCAATTCCtacaaatggaaaatattttaatctgcaTTTTGcatagtgtggtggactaaggcctaacctctcattctgagaggagacttgtgcctaacagtgagccgaatatggattgttgatgttgatgatgatgatgatgatgatgatgatgatgatgatgatgatgatgatgataatgatgatgatacagatAAAAAACAGCAGTACATGGGCTCTCATTCCGGAAAAAACATGGTTCCCGtaagatttgcaaaaaacagACTAACTGGTGTTATATAATACTACCACTGTTGCAAGCATGCATTTTTGCAGATTGTCAAGATTCCTCTATCAAAGGTGAAAAAAATGTGCTAGAAGATCTAAAAGAAGAAACCGAATCAATGTCGGACGACATGAGCTTGTCACAACtcaaaaaaactgtaaaaaagagaaaacttaaaaagaaaagtaagaGATTGTATCAGGAAAAGGAAaaggggatgaaaatagataaagGTAGACTGagaattaaatgtatttttatttatttatttaaataactttatttcaatatataaatcaaaacttagaattacacaatatattaaattttaatttataataaataaaataattatattattttaattcgtcattctattgtattgaGTGTTAATAAAATCTTAAGTCACTTTATTGCAACAAAACATATATTATGTGTAACATATGGGCTGTTGCTAATACTCATATTAGTATATCATaattaaatctataaatatCTGTTTTAGATCcatttataacaattattaatatatcaagGGAACAATGTATGAAAGACAGAATAGAAATGCGCCAAGACCCCAAATACATAAACTCTATATACAAATGTGAAGATTGTATAAAAGGCTTCAATTTCACAGAGACATATGAAAGACATATGGAGAGCCACAGTAAGGTatccatacatacaaaaaacaataaaatagtaAATCTATAATCTTTGGcatagagagacgaatatcttagcattccatggattcaccgttcgggtgccgggtccattccgtagtagagagaagaactccgagcagagtcctgaacttgtgcctacaagatgtagggttaaggaattccttgacgatcgatcaatttcgttcgtcaaggaattcctcgttctctgcttgtgttgttctccctgcctagccaagtttggtaagatcctattagagcagctttggagactcgttctaatatagaactagctgcacttctagagaggccaaggtctttgagcaagttatagagagattttgctggtaatcctctcgtacctacttctacggcgtacagactaactacatagccatttttagttagttaatttctttcaggtcataatatttattcacttttatactgtggtccttcagaatattagtctcccacggcacagtaagctctacaagtactattcgcttaatttgtttggacaaaaggaaatgTCTGGTCTAaatctcgaaatagcgacatcagctgggattttataatgtataaTCTGATGGTAGACTTcggtcatggctagttaccaccctactgaggTTGCTAAggattataattaacttaatttaaaacctcaatagctcaacattTGTTCGATCCCtaccccattggtctattgtcataccctcctaatacagtctttctcaactagttggagaggaatagaattattagtcatatttaaagatatatggcaaatattatttaaaaaaaaatatggttgaaTTGTGTTTTCAGGTGAACGGTGAATATGAATGTGACATTTGCAAACGTAGGATGAACAGTATGGAAAAACTTGTCAGCCATAAAAAATATCACGAGGTGTAAGTTTTGCatgcttttctatttttatttgataacattaccaataaaaaaaggTTTAGCAAAGGTTGTCTGGGAGTTATCGATTTAGCAATAAATCTTTGCACTCTTACTTCTGCTTTAATCTTCCTTTTTTGTAACTAttcttgtataatatttttcattttggtGCAATAaggaataaagtaaataataaatgatcgGCAATTAAAAGTTCAGTTTGCAACaaagctaaataaaaaaagtatttttatttttttataatgtactaAGCGTAAATAATGTAAGCcaaaaatatatcgataaagTACAATATAATCGTGAGGCAcagcataaaaaaataatttatgattaattttttatgcTGTGCCTcacgattttattttaaatttagcaTTCTTGTTGCAGCCGTTACAAATGCAGCGAATGCGGAATGACCCGACTCAATAGAATGACCATCAAAGACCATTACAAAGCGATGCACCTAAATGACACATTGCAACATAAATGTTCGCTTTGCAACAAACTGTTcaagtaagtatttatttttattgtaacaatTTAAGTAGAAATTCCAGTTGTTGTTGTTCCACTGGGAACACGGTGATAAAGTATAgccacaaaacattattgcacaaaatcactaactttattagcagcgtgacggtgtgcacgctgcctaacaaagaactgaactcaaaTAGGTTATTAGACAATTTCCATGTTCCAGCCGTCAAGTGTCACTCAAGAAGCACATGGCAAACGTCCACAGGAGACGCGAGAGACTCGACTGCAAGTATTGTACGAAAACCTTCGCAAGCAAAGACGGATTAAACAACCATACCATGCTGTAAGCAAAGCTATTGTTATCACTGGAGAATATCAACGTACTAACCACCCAAGAGTGatttaccatcattttgtggtagaggaaacaccttgagcaggtcccaggacttgtgacctgtgggtgtaggtttaagggatccctttagaatttATTAACACTAACCTCCCCTGCTCGATATGTTATCCATGCCCACGCTAAATAATTTGTGGtcaattattatacaaaacagTGCACAAAATCACATCTAAATCAAAGatgtaccaagcgatttagcgttccgttacgatgtcgtgtaaaaaccgaaaggggtgtggatattaaTCCTCCTCTTAagaagttaccccgcttccagattgcatcatcacttaccatcaggtgagattgtagtcaagggctaacttgtaaaaaaagctcttttaaacaaaaatattattttcaaaaaagggtaataaatgacgaatttatgaggtaacaaacatcaaaaaaagTCATTGCCCGTCAAATtgacaacctcctcctttttttcaagtcaattaataaaccttttttttttaatttatttatttctttcaacgATGATGATGTAATACTTCGTTCAGAAAGCACCCAACGCAGTTGTCAGAGCGCAGTTTCAAGCACAACATCTGCGAGGAGTGCGGCGAAGCGTTCAAGAGTCCCTCGCAGCTGAAGTACCACGTCACCAAGCATTCCGACTTTAAAGCCTTCTACTGCGTCGAGTGCGATAGGTGAGTATACTTACAGCTTGGCAAagtcgttcgtaacactctcgatggtccgcgggggccgggagggaGTAACGATGCTCCGCGCGCACCCGCGCAGTCCCTCGCGTCGCCCGCATGTCATCAATCAACTTGCTAAGCCATAGGCGTAGCCAGGAGAACGAAACATCCACATAAGCTCACTTTTTCGTAGCGAAGAAACAAAGTTagttaaatcataaaatattatgttaaaatttaGTATGAACCACAATGCACCGTTTATtcgggggggagggggggggctGTACGTCATAAGGCgtctgtcacccgcaccatgctatagcgcacgTAGTATAAATGGCACTCTGGTCTACAAACACTTCATTGTATTTATGACTTAAAATCAAATATTGACAATTAAAATTCAATGGAGCCGtacacatataattatatacacatatacataatttatcagcattatgaaaaaaatgaattctatgtgtaaaaaaaaacctatttgtTTCAGGGGTTTCAAATCAAACTACGCGTTGAAACATCATCTCAAGAATGCAGCCGCGCACGTCAACTATTTAGAACTAAAGTAAGAACTGTATTTCACCcccttataattaattaaagttatcaaattaaaaaaatcagagCGTCTCTACGACCATCGTCGCGGCGAAAACGTCACtgatgacgtcattaatttCGCTTATTCGCAATGGTCTCAAGGTTGTGGAAGAAATAGTAGTCTAGAGACGAACATGACATCGCTCGATCTCGTAGtgactcgtgccgacgctagatggcgcgacttgtttccgtaaagagtagggagttagagaggggtagcgatcggcttgcgatataaggcgctagTCGTCCgtccgtccacatttcttgttgtgtaattctttataagagccgtggtagcccagtggatatgacctctgcctccgatttcggagggtgtgggttcgaatccggtccggggcatgcacttccaacttttcagttgtgtgcattttatggaaataaatatcacgtgtctcaatcggtgaaggaaaacatcgtgaggaaacctgcataccagagaatttcttaattctctgcgtatgtgaagtctgccaatccgcattgggccagcgtggtggactattggcctaacccctctcattctgagaggagactcgagctcagcagtgagccgtatatgggttgataacgaattctttataggttacttgagatatgcggggagagtgacttgagtggaaaaggggaatgtttgttaactgtcaaaggatcctttaaccctacacacaacgttcacaactccactcaaggtcattctctgccattttggggtcttttttgtttacagtttgatttgttaattaagttgtcctgacaaatattgtgaacctTTATTCGAAATTGGTTTCcttttttttgtaatccacttctgagtctgctaaaagttgTTTATCTTAGATTCTGTTTACAAATCTGTGGACGTAACAGAATTTCGACGCATCTAGTAATGTAACAAGCTTGACCAAAgcgaaaattgtttttgttatattttgttgcGTTGATATGTCAATGTTACTCGTATATTTGAAAATCTGGAATTCTATAAATGTGATGAATCGCAAAAATTACGTTACAACTTAGTAACGCATATTTTTGTTACTAATGTTCCAAACATTTTTGCAcgtttttatacaaattttgtttttttatataagaataACTTACTcgcctttttttattatttatatcgaCGCTCCATAATCTATTCCAGTTGTGCTTAAGATTGCAACTTTCGCAAGCAAGTCGATCGGGAAAAGTTTTGGTCACGAGCGTGATCGTTGTGATCGCTTAGTGGAACGTAACCTTCAAGTTCTGGTTTGATATTTGACTCCATATATGGATTACATATGATGTATGTTTAGGGTTACTTCacaattgatgagttccttaatgataaagacgcAATCTTCACacatgaagtaaaaaaaaatttacatttgtaaatgaattaaaaatgtatgatatgtttttttttcaaaagagccacttttgagtttcttgccggtccTACTCAGCATTACCTGCCTTCTAAACCggcggtagaatctttacaaacttAAATAGTCAAATTTaactgcttgtaaacaaagcctacgttaaataaatgaattttggttttGATATGTGCAGACTGCAATGTGAACACTGCGACAAGAAGTTCGGAGTGACCCGAGAGTTGGAGCGACATATGAACAGAGTCCATCTCAACCGCCGCCCGTATCAGTGTGATAAGTGCGAGAGGGtgagatatatttaattttgttactacCGGACGACCGttactttgtccgcgtgaaattcagtttttcacaaatgccgtacttccattccaaaggagatggtccttttcaggtccactcctgtaccccgtatcattaaaattttaaaaatacaaaatttttattaaaatctaaataagtgaataaatctaagtaaataaaaagaaataaataaaattaaaacccaagtttttgagttatatcaagatggcgcccttaaagcaactatgacatgacaattgacagcaaacgtcaaatcgactactgcattgaaaacgtcatcaatcctccattattattaatgttgcatttcttgggagagaatgaatattatttcgaaagaattaaagtaaattcgtaaatttgtttaatcaaaaacagtcaaaaaaaatattttctagacATTTTTACTATTGATTTTTACATCGTCTTTTTTATGGGAATAAGCGGTTTTAGGTGTGTTGGGTGATTTTAAACATATTCTATTTTGTCTATAGATTTTtgtaacatactcgtagatataattaattttgcttcattttgtaatttgccGTTTTTGAAACTAGTAGACTCcttgacgtttctaacagatatcgctaTCTAATTAGTTACTTTCATTAATGTAAGATATAAATAACTccaaaataaatgtattgatttaacgcagattaaatttataaatggcCAACGCGGTAGATCTCATTTAGTTTATGTCAGTTACAATAATCCGGCGATTAAGCGTCGACCAATACTGACTATGTTCACTGTTCCAGGCGTACCTTACCATGTGGTCCCTGAGTCAACACAAACGGTTCACACACGAGGGTCACAAGCGACCCTTGAAGTACCCCTGTCCTTTATGCGACAAAGTGTTTgcggtaagttttttttttaattaatgtcaaGTTAGCCgttgcgatctcacctgatgttatagcttggcaacttcgttcgtaacactccctaaATGTATAACActatcaatggggatgatgactaggttggaatatattgatttttataataaattcggataaataaggtcaatgttaacaaatttatacataaaaagcaaagatttactggatatttgcaaaataaattagattataaaatttcaaaatctaataaaaatcttttatcgtaattagatgaaaattcatacagttttagcttccttacattaaatgtgacatttttcaataaatgatcTATTAACacaaatgcacaaataacaaagatattaataattttgtttgaacgcccataaaaatctaacgatcagcgagccaacgacgtcactgactcgtgccattttgtatggagcgtttttcagggatccgcggcagcgccgcaaatctgaccctgtagctccgaaagtaatgatcgcagataccctgttactttgacaaaattgctttactattagcatactcttaattaatttatacaattaaaaaagtgtcatcatccctattgttagCGGAATGACCGCTTGACTTACTAATACCGTTCTACCCTCTtattacaatattgatcaagtatagcgctgatgtACACCAGGGTTAactatcatagggcaggtagtcaagcacgagcgggattacggactggcaaccgctagtagcatgattaaagacgtcttttacaaCCGGTTAATGCTCTCCTGGTGAGTGCATGTGTACTTAcagttcgtaacactcccgatggtccgcgcgggccagggggtgtgtagcgattaatgaaaaaccaacgacttatgcacctcacttccccgcacgtagtctttccccccgtcgcccgcatataacttgccaagctatagtccaTGTGGCTTtgcatcatttatttatttatcaccacGAATGTTTATTCCAGGGAAGTACAACGCGCAAAGTGCACATGCGCACTCACACAGGCGAGCGGCCGTACGCTTGCACCAAGTGTGCGGCGACCTTTAGCCAGTCCGCCGCGCTCGCCACACACAACAAGTTGGTGCACCTGCGCCTCACGAGGGACGGACAACCCAAGAAACAGGCCGCTAGCTCCTAGACTATGTGTGATGGTTCACAAGAATCAGGCTGCTAGCTCCCAGACTATGTGCGTTGATTTACAAGAAACCTTCCGCTAACTCCTACACTGTGAGAAATGATTCACAAGAAATAGGCTCCTAGACTATGTGCGATGGTTCGCAAGGACCATACCGGTACCTCCAAGACTATGTGTGGTGATTCACAGGAAACCTTCAGCTAGCTCCTACACTGTGTGATGCTTTACAAAATATAACCCTCGAGCTTATAGACTATGCGATGATTGATAGAAATAGGCCGCTTGCTCTCAGGCTATGGCATATGTCGCGATGATTTACCATTAACAATCAAACCAAGGCGCTCCTGGTCTAACTTTTATGCTGCTTACCTTAACTGAGAGGTCAAGCTCAAGAAACAGGCATCTAGCTCCTAAACTATAAATGAAATATGGAgcaataaacaattatttaccAGACGCTGCACGCCGGCGCGGCAGCTTCTAGACTACGTtgtagatatttaattatttatacgttttaaaattatgaaattaataaaaaagtgcaataaataaacttttgtttttttttcgtttttttatctGAGTTGTGGATTGCACGATGGCATCCCTGTACCCATAGATTTAAAAGTATGCAAAACGATCAACGACCAAAATCAGTGGCAGATATACAAATTTGCCGCAAGTAGACTATTGAAATATTTGCAGCCccttattttaaattgtgtaatgCAATAATATGCATAAATTTATGAGTCGGTACAAAGTACCTATACTATGTATCTGTGGACGGTCataatttcgttaaaaatatttaaattttacaaatgagaaggtctaaataattaaaattattgaatgttaaaaaaaatatttgaaatgtttAATAGCGTTTGcatattcgtatttttttttaaataacagtaGCTTAACCCTAAGGTCGCAGTAGGTGGGGTAGCCAATATACAAAGTTTTTGTTGTAGAAAGTATAGTTATGCATCAAATGTAACGAAAAAATGTGTCGCGATtgcaattttgtattatttatatcaaagaTCGAAACGCTCCGTAATCCGTCCACTTGAGTTTAGCAAAATCAAGTGGTCCGGGAACGACTAGATTAGTATATTAATCTATTTACTAGACTACTCACGGTCGTGATCATGAGCATGATCGTTTTGATTCCCCAAGTGGAACGTAGCCTtagaataatttatatttgttgaCAGCTGTACGGTACGGTATAATACATTTGCCTTTCTCTACAGAAAATcagaatacatttaaaaaaatatttttgtcgatGGTCGATTCGATGTcgtttgtcaatgtcaaatacaAAACAACTTCAATTCAAGGAACTCATTCTacgtttttgtatatttttatttagccgTTTGTGTTTGTGCCTTTGTGGTAGTTTATTAACCTGGAAGTGATTAGTGAACCCACTGAAGAAGGCTATCGGATACATTACCTATTAATCTGTGCATTACatgcaaagagtaaattaatttactaaagGTATACATATTTATGTGACATTACAATTGTGGGAATTCTGCCCAAAACAAATGTAAGACGTGGTATTAAATATGGAAACAACCGAAGCAACACACTATTGTATGGGATGTTTATCTCATAGAGACGATAAACACACtgagtcctataatattcaAAGCGAGGCTTTGAAAGCAGTGCTTCAGGTAATCATTAAACAATTATACTAATAATCCTGCATTtgagcttcgaccaacaccttacgCCTGTTAGACACAGTCGGAGTATGCTCTGAGTTCTTGAAAGCAGTGCTTCAGGTAATCATTAAACAATCATACTAATAATCCAGCATTtgagcttcgaccaacaccttacgCCTGTTAGACACAGTCGGAGTATGCTCTGAGTTCTGACCAAGTGAACTCCGGTACTTACAGACACAACTAGACAACATAATATTGTGGCAACGCACAAACCAAGGTGACACAGACTAGGATTAAACTTCCTAGTTTACTAGGACCATGTCATACTTCTTCAAGCTAACTTGATTGCTAATATATATACTTGCTATATATATACTTGATTGCAATATCAAATCTGTTAAAAATGGTTTATCTATCTTGATATTGAGTTCATACCATTGACTATGTGAAATATAAATATGCTAGAAGCTTTCGAATTTTCAGGTAAATAACTGTTTTTGAATTGCCATATAAGAGCATGACCTGCAATGGGTCCAATAAACAACTGAGCTATGTTAATGTCAACcgaaaaacttgtacacttaagTATATGAAGTCTGCTCGTACAAATCCACTTTGTCCGAGTATACTTAGACTTAGTCAATGCAGCTTAAAAAGCTATCAATAGACTGGAGGGTTAAGAGTTGTTATACTGAAGGTAGTGACTAGTGACTCATGAGACGGCGCATAGAGGGGATGTTAGAGGGTTCTTCTCTCTGAAGCCCTGACCAGTTGCAAATACAATTGTCAAATGTCTGCAATgat is part of the Bicyclus anynana chromosome 25, ilBicAnyn1.1, whole genome shotgun sequence genome and encodes:
- the LOC112049588 gene encoding zinc finger protein 91, encoding MDISQNTFKIQCCLGCLSNIENTLTNPYNIQSEILKTAFQMSTINLCYICKKVAQRSEQFIKNVQRNQSYLETFTSIPDIMIDTRQYCRPLISLSSVSQRSIVVLSDIDMEVPESVICDTHTKDVEIKSEFKRELSTEPSDEELIDDVDCQDSSIKGEKNVLEDLKEETESMSDDMSLSQLKKTVKKRKLKKKSKRLYQEKEKGMKIDKDPFITIINISREQCMKDRIEMRQDPKYINSIYKCEDCIKGFNFTETYERHMESHSKVNGEYECDICKRRMNSMEKLVSHKKYHEVRYKCSECGMTRLNRMTIKDHYKAMHLNDTLQHKCSLCNKLFNRQVSLKKHMANVHRRRERLDCKYCTKTFASKDGLNNHTMLKHPTQLSERSFKHNICEECGEAFKSPSQLKYHVTKHSDFKAFYCVECDRGFKSNYALKHHLKNAAAHVNYLELKLQCEHCDKKFGVTRELERHMNRVHLNRRPYQCDKCERAYLTMWSLSQHKRFTHEGHKRPLKYPCPLCDKVFAGSTTRKVHMRTHTGERPYACTKCAATFSQSAALATHNKLVHLRLTRDGQPKKQAASS